The nucleotide window GCCCGGCCGTGTCCCAGCACCTCAAGGTGCTCAAGGAAGCCGGCCTGGTCACCGACCGGGCCGTCGGCACCAAGCGGCTCTACCGGCTCGAACCGGCCGGGATCGCCGCCCTGCGCGCCTACCTCGACGGGATGTGGTCGGACGCGCTGAAGGCCTTCGCCGAACTGGCGGAATCCACCGAAGAGGAGCAGTCATGACACTCGAGCCGATCCGCAGGAGCGTCACCGTCGCGTGCTCGCGCGAGCACGCGTTCAAGACCTACACCGAGGCCTTCGACAGCTGGTGGCCGCGGCAGCACCACATCGGCGCGGGCGACCTCGCCGAAGCCGTCCTCGAGCCGAAGCCCGGCGGCCGCTGGTACGAGCGCACGGTCGACGGCGCCGAGTGCCAGTGGGGCGAGGTGCTCGTCTGGGAGCCGCCCGCCCGGGTGGTGCTGTCCTGGCGGATCGACGGTGACTGGAAGATCAACCCCGATCCCGCGTACGCCAGCGAGATCGAGGTCAGATTCATCGAAGAGGGTCCGCGCAGCACCCGCGTCGAGCTGGAGCACCGCGACTTCGAGCGGCACGGCGAAACCGGGCCCAAGGTCCGCGAAGGCGTCTCGGGTGACGGCGGGCACGGCGCCCTGCTGAAGCTCTTCGCCGAGAAAGCCGCCGCCTGAGCGGTTAGCCTGCGTGGATGGCCAAGAAGGACGAGGGAAGCCGGGTCCGGGACGCGCTGCGCGTCGGCGGCGAGCTGCCGGACCCGGGCTCGACCCCGGTCGGGCCGGGCAAGAAGGCGAAGGCCCTCGAGGAGCTCGGCAGCGCGGGCGAGCGGCTGTCCGCGCTGCAGGAGGCGCTCTACGCCGAGGGCGTCGGCGGCGGGCGGCGCAGCGTCCTGCTCGTGTTGCAGGGCATGGACACCTCGGGCAAGGGCGGCACGGTCTCCCACGTGCTCGGCCTGGTCAACCCGATGGGTGTCCGGTACGCGGCGTTCAAGAAGCCGACCGCGACCGAGCGGCGGCACCACTACCTCTGGCGGATCCGCAAGCAGCTGCCCGCGCCCGGCCAGATCGGCGTCTTCGACCGCTCGCACTACGAGGACATCCTCGTCCCGCGGGTGAACGGCCTGCTCACCGCGGCCGAGCGCCGCCGCCGCTACGCCGAGCTCACCGCCTTCGAAGCGGAGCTGGCCGAGGCGGGCACGACCGTGCTCAAGGTGTTCCTGCACATCTCGCCGGAAGAGCAGCTCAAGCGGCTCAAGGCCCGGCTCGTCACGCCCGAGAAGCGCTGGAAGTACAACCCGGGCGACCTGGAAGCGCGGTCGCACTGGCCGGCCTACGCGAAGGCCTACGCGGACATCTTCGAGAAGACGCCGACCTGGTATGCGGTGCCCGCCGACCACAAGTGGTACCGCAACTGGGCCGTTGCCGAGCTGCTCATCGAGACCCTCGCCGAGCTGAAGCCGCGGTTCCCGGCGCCGGACTACGACGTCGACGCGGAGCTGGCCAAGCTGAAGGGTGTTGGCGCGCGATCGTGATCGTCTGGAAGAGTGCGGGCGTGACCGATGTCGACGACCTCCCGTTCCTCCGCAAGCAGGCCCGGACCCAGCGCTTCACCCTCGGCGCGCCGAAGGAGTTCCGGGTCGCCCCGGACGGCTCCCGCGTG belongs to Amycolatopsis tolypomycina and includes:
- a CDS encoding ArsR/SmtB family transcription factor, coding for MATYGSDQLAALADPSRRAIFEALRDGPRAVGELAADLPISRPAVSQHLKVLKEAGLVTDRAVGTKRLYRLEPAGIAALRAYLDGMWSDALKAFAELAESTEEEQS
- a CDS encoding SRPBCC family protein yields the protein MTLEPIRRSVTVACSREHAFKTYTEAFDSWWPRQHHIGAGDLAEAVLEPKPGGRWYERTVDGAECQWGEVLVWEPPARVVLSWRIDGDWKINPDPAYASEIEVRFIEEGPRSTRVELEHRDFERHGETGPKVREGVSGDGGHGALLKLFAEKAAA
- a CDS encoding PPK2 family polyphosphate kinase; amino-acid sequence: MAKKDEGSRVRDALRVGGELPDPGSTPVGPGKKAKALEELGSAGERLSALQEALYAEGVGGGRRSVLLVLQGMDTSGKGGTVSHVLGLVNPMGVRYAAFKKPTATERRHHYLWRIRKQLPAPGQIGVFDRSHYEDILVPRVNGLLTAAERRRRYAELTAFEAELAEAGTTVLKVFLHISPEEQLKRLKARLVTPEKRWKYNPGDLEARSHWPAYAKAYADIFEKTPTWYAVPADHKWYRNWAVAELLIETLAELKPRFPAPDYDVDAELAKLKGVGARS